The proteins below are encoded in one region of Archocentrus centrarchus isolate MPI-CPG fArcCen1 chromosome 13, fArcCen1, whole genome shotgun sequence:
- the baz1b gene encoding tyrosine-protein kinase BAZ1B isoform X2, which translates to MAPLLGRKPYPLAKPLAEPPGPGEEVYIIEHTKEAFRNKEEYEARLQRYNERIWTCKSTGSNQLTHKEAWEEEQEVTELLQEEYPTWFEKPVLQMVHHNTVSLDKLVEMAWVEILTKYAVGEECDFLVGKDKTLRVKVVKIHPLESPEGEPGEKKLEGACDSPSSDKENTSQENQKKEPPPREESRRESLSDRARRSPRKLPTAMKEERKKWAMPKFLPHKYDVKLINEDKVICDVPADSLYRTERPPTKEIMRYFIRHYALRLGMGESAPWVVEDELVKKFNLPSKFNDFLLDPHKFLAENPSTKRKSLSSPEGKPSKKLKTADTPGEDSGNEKGEKKKKKDALGMPLSPTIWGHMQKIKMNGSPLKVKNSGTPKKDGKGSAPSTPKPGKKSGEKKEGKKNGKTGEKKLSVLKASKKDGKAGAKAPKMKQMTLLHLAKSSPAGSPKKRARSSGMGTPKLGKPLHPMALHLLRYYKENKGKEDKKNSLSSLISKAAKTLSPDDRGRLPEELRELVQKRWELLEQKKRWAAMSEEERKEEMKKRREELKEKLREKAKERREKEMLGRREQSRRYEDQEIEGGKPLPAFKLVDMPEGLPNTLFGNVAMVVDFLHCYAGLLMPNDQYPITAVALMEALAGERSGFLYLNRVLVVLLQTLLQDELAEGYSELDMPLSEIPLTMHAASELARLCLRPCDAHGEESGQGSEDSGAMGGFDDVVTSEFLEKLETTEVFELSPEEKVNLLVALCHRILMTYSVEDHVDAMQQRSAELWKERLAMLKEANDRKRAEKKRRKEMESKGDKKKEASSKKEVKKEVKVEPEPEDMISSVKSRRLMAMQAKKEKEELDRQNKERMEKEAEEERMRKQRAAAERAFQDGITKAKQVMRRTPLGTDRNHNRYWLFSDVVPGLYIEKGWVHESIDYSFTPPPEDKPAEPEAEEEDGGEAVSAPDSQGTEKDDGSVDGAVCEGAQQGAAPDVCIETTVPKQGQNLWFICDNPAELEQLVEALHPQGVRESELKTNVQSRYQEIVHSIHLTRKARLGLRTCDGYTELLKYLRSDIQEIASRLHKGGLGYLDDNVDIEDKLKDTESLKDFGECIITIQACVIKKFLQGFMAPKQKKKKKQGGEESSKAEEVDEEKRLAEEARVATAVEKWKTAIRDAQTFSRMHVLLGMLDACIKWDMSAENARCKVCRRKVLRENPSVLRLEESRPRSWQVNNCRFTAHQTSNVRQVYILSRPLRRSTGDDEKLILCDECNKAFHLFCLRPALYRVPNGEWLCPACQPTVARRGSRVRNYKQDSDEEDDEEDSEEEDSEEEEEDEEENDYKAMGHSLRPRKKNKQSASRQKSSKSKSKKSTSSSNQSSKQRTGPSSPADIDELVRQSSQTGVRRQALELERCEEILKKLMKFRYSWPFREPVSPEEAEDYLDIISQPMDFQTMLGKFSQGSYRHAQDFLEDVKLVFSNAEEYNQQGSTVLSCMVKTEQTFTELLQKLLPSLSYIRRRSRKRVSQAPATSEEEEEEEEDDDDDDEEEEEEEEPKKKMTNGKSHTKKTRNGQRQKDDSESEEEEDDEDDDEEEDDDEEEGGEEEEEDDDDDYNDDGRRRSKRTSATSGRKDYREQDSDGERETRRTRKRGGRGDSGAVSSDEDRSSQQRHSKRQKRS; encoded by the exons ATGGCACCGCTTTTGGGCCGGAAACCGTACCCGCTGGCTAAGCCACTAGCCGAGCCACCAGGCCCGGGAGAGGAGGTCTACATCATTGAGCACACCAAGGAGGCCTTCAGGAACAAAGA AGAGTATGAGGCCCGCTTGCAGAGGTATAATGAACGGATCTGGACATGTAAGAGCACTGGAAGCAACCagctcacacacaaagaggCATGGGAGGAGGAACAAGAAGTCACCGAACT GCTTCAAGAAGAGTATCCCACGTGGTTTGAGAAACCAGTCCTCCAGATGGTCCACCACAACACAGTATCTTTAGACAAACTGGTTGAGATGGCCTGGGTGGAAATCCTCACCAAATATGCTGTGGGTGAAGAGTGTGACTTCCTG GTGGGGAAGGACAAAACTTTGCGAGTGAAGGTGGTAAAGATCCACCCCTTAGAAAGCCCAGAGGGTGAGCCGGGGGAAAAGAAACTTGAAGGCGCTTGTGACTCTCCATCCAGCGACAAGGAGAACACAAGCCAGGAAAACCAGAAGAAGGAGCCTCCTCCCCgagaggagagcaggagggaGAGTTTGA GTGATAGAGCACGACGTTCCCCAAGGAAACTACCCACTGCCAtgaaagaagagaggaagaaatgGGCAATGCCTAAATTTCTTCCTCATAAGTACGATGTAAAGCTCATCAATGAGGACAAG GTGATCTGTGATGTCCCAGCAGACAGTCTTTATAGAACAGAACGCCCTCCAACCAAGGAGATCATGCGCTACTTCATCAGACACTATGCTCTGAGGCTGGGCATGGGAGAAAGCGCTCCCTGGGTGGTTGAAGATGAGCTGGTGAAAAAATTTAACCTTCCCAGCAAATTTAACGACTTTCTTCTCGATCCACACAAA TTTTTGGCAGAGAATCCCTCCACGAAGCGTAAGAGCTTGTCATCTCCAGAGGGTAAACCTAGCAAGAAGCTTAAGACTGCTGACACTCCAGGAGAGGATTCGGGTAATGagaagggagagaagaaaaagaagaaagatgcTTTAGGCATGCCCCTTAGTCCCACTATCTGGGGCCACATGCAG aaaataaaaatgaatggttCTCCGCTCAAGGTAAAAAACTCAGGAACTCCTAAGAAAGACGGTAAAGGCTCAGCTCCCTCCACTCCGAAGCCTGGCAAAAAGtcgggagagaaaaaagaaggaaagaaaaatggaaagacTGGTGAGAAGAAGCTCAGTGTTCTCAAAGCCTCCAAAAAGGATGGTAAAGCTGGTGCTAAGGCGCCAAAGATGAAGCAGATGACTCTGCTGCATCTGGCTAAGAGCAGCCCTGCAGGGAGCCCTAAGAAGAGAGCCCGTAGTTCTGGCATGGGTACGCCGAAActtgggaagccactgcacccTATGGCTCTCCACCTCCTTCGTTACTACAAGGAGAACAAGGGAAAAGAGGATAAGaagaactccctctcctcccttATCTCAAAAGCTGCCAAGACATTGTCCCCAGATGATCGTGGCCGTCTGCCAGAGGAGCTGAGGGAGCTAGTACAGAAACGCTGGGAGCTTCTGGAGCAGAAGAAGCGATGGGCAGCCATGAGTgaagaggaaaggaaagaggagatgaagaagaggcGTGAAGAACTCAAAGAGAAGCTAAGAGAAAAGGCCAAGGAGAGACGAGAGAAGGAGATGCTGGGCCGCCGTGAACAGTCGCGTAGATATGAGGATCAAGAAATTGAAGGCGGCAAACCTCTGCCGGCATTCAAGCTTGTGGACATGCCTGAGGGGTTGCCCAATACATTGTTTGGGAATGTGGCCATGGTCGTGGACTTCCTTCACTGCTACGCAGGATTGCTGATGCCAAATGACCAGTATCCCATCACAGCAGTGGCTCTGATGGAAGCACTGGCCGGGGAACGGTCTGGCTTCCTCTACCTAAACCGCGTGCTGGTAGTGCTGCTCCAGACGTTACTGCAGGATGAGCTGGCTGAAGGTTACAGTGAGCTCGACATGCCCTTATCTGAAATTCCTCTTACTATGCACGCTGCATCAGAGTTGGCACGGTTGTGCCTGCGACCATGTGATGCTCACGGTGAGGAAAGCGGCCAGGGCTCAGAAGACTCTGGGGCCATGGGTGGCTTTGACGATGTGGTGACCAGTGAGTTCCTGGAGAAGCTTGAAACAACCGAGGTGTTTGAGCTGAGCCCCGAGGAGAAGGTCAACCTGTTAGTGGCACTGTGCCACCGCATCCTCATGACATACTCTGTGGAAGACCATGTTGATGCAATGCAGCAGCGGTCAGCCGAGCTGTGGAAGGAGCGGTTGGCAATGCTTAAAGAAGCCAATGACCGCAAGAGAGCTGAGAAGAAGCGGCGGAAGGAGATGGAGAGCAAAG GTGATAAGAAAAAAGAGGCTTCTTCTAAGAAGGAGGTCAAGAAAGAAGTAAAGGTTGAGCCGGAGCCAGAGGACATGATCAGCTCAGTGAAGAGCCGGCGACTGATGGCCATGCAGGccaagaaggagaaggaggagctGGACAGACAGAATAAAG AGCGCATGGAGAAGGAGGCTGAAGAGGAGCGGATGCGTAAACAGAGGGCGGCTGCAGAGAGGGCCTTTCAGGATGGAATAACCAAAGCAAAACAAGTGATGCGCAGAACTCCTCTGGGTACCGACAGAAACCACAACAG GTACTGGCTTTTCTCTGACGTGGTTCCTGGTCTGTACATCGAGAAAGGCTGGGTGCATGAAAGCATTGACTACAGCTTTACCCCTCCGCCAGAGGACAAACCAGCTGAGCCCGAggccgaggaggaggatggCGGCGAGGCAGTCTCTGCTCCTGATTCACAAG GAACTGAAAAGGATGATGGGAGTGTAGATGGTGCTGTTTGTGAAGGagcccagcagggggcagcaccAGATGTTTGTATAGAAACTACTGTTCCCAAACAGGGACAGAATCTTTG GTTCATATGTGATAATCCAGCTGAGCTGGAGCAACTGGTGGAGGCTCTTCATCCTCAGGGAGTCAGAGAGAGTGAACTAAAGACAAATGTACAAAGCAG ATATCAGGAAATCGTCCACTCCATCCATTTGACCCGAAAAGCAAGACTGGGCCTCAGGACCTGTGATGGCTACACAGAGCTGCTCAAATATCTGCGAAGTGACATTCAGGAAATAGCCTCGCGCCTCCACAAGGGAGGCCTAGGTTACCTGGATGACAACGTGGACATTGAAGATAAG CTGAAAGACACGGAGAGCTTGAAAGACTTTGGTGAGTGCATCATCACTATTCAGGCCTGTGTAATCAAGAAGTTCCTGCAGGGGTTCATGGCCcctaagcagaagaagaagaagaagcaaggaggagaggaaagcagCAAAGCTGAAGAGGTGGATGAGGAGAAGAGGCTGGCAGAAGAGGCCAGG GTAGCAACAGCGGTTGAGAAGTGGAAGACCGCTAtcagagatgcccagaccttTTCCCGCATGCATGTGCTGCTGGGAATGTTGGACGCTTGCATAAAATGGGACATGTCTGCTGAGAATGCTCGCTGCAAAGTCTGTCGCAGGAAAG TGCTCAGGGAGAACCCATCTGTGCTGAGATTGGAGGAGTCTAGACCCAGATCGTGGCAGGTCAACAACTGCAGGTTCACAGCACATCAGACTAGTAATGTCAGGCAGGTCTACATACTGAGCCGACCGCTCCGCAGGTCAACAG GTGATGATGAGAAGCTTATCCTTTGTGATGAGTGCAACAAGGCCTTCCACTTGTTCTGCCTTCGACCGGCCCTTTACCGGGTCCCCAATGGAGAGTGGCTGTGCCCAGCCTGCCAGCCCACTGTGGCCAGACGTGGCTCCCGCGTGAG GAACTACAAGCAAGACTCAGACGAGGAAGACGATGAGGAGGACTCTGAAGAGGAGGActctgaagaagaggaagaggacgaAGAAGAGAATGACTACAAAGCCATGGGACACAGCT TGAGACCAAGGAAGAAAAATAAGCAGTCTGCGTCGCGgcagaaaagctcaaaaagtAAATCCAAGAAGTCGACCTCTTCTAGCAATCAGAGCAGCAAGCAGAGAACAGGCCCCAGCAGCCCTGCAGACATCGATGAACTG GTGCGACAGAGCTCCCAGACAGGAGTGCGCAGGCAGGCGCTGGAGCTGGAGAGGTGTGAAGAAATCCTCAAGAAGCTGATGAAATTTCGCTACAGCTGGCCTTTCAG GGAGCCTGTTTCCccagaggaggcagaggactacctgGATATTATCTCTCAGCCCATGGATTTCCAGACGATGCTAGGGAAGTTCAGCCAGGGCTCGTACCGCCACGCCCAGGATTTCCTGGAAGATGTGAAACTGGTCTTCTCCAATGCTGAGGAGTACAACCAGCAGGGCAGCACCGTGCTCTCCTGTATGGTCAAGACGGAGCAGACTTTCACTGAGCTGCTCCAGAAGCTGCTTCCTAGCCTCAGCTACATCCGGCGACGTTCACGCAAGCGTGTCAGCCAAGCTCCTGCAACatctgaggaggaagaggaggaggaagaagatgatgatgatgatgatgaggaggaagaagaagaagaggagcccAAGAAGAAGATGACGAATGGAAAATCACATACAAAGAAAACCAGAAATGGCCAGAGACAGAAGGATGACAGCGaaagcgaggaggaggaggatgacgaggatgatgatgaggaggaggatgatgatgaagaagaggggggagaggaggaggaggaggatgatgatgatgattataatgatgatggcaggaggagaagtaagaggacCTCTGCCACCTCAGGCAGGAAGGATTACAGGGAGCAGGATAGCGACGGCGAGCGAGAAACACGGAGAACTCGTAAGCGTGGGGGCCGGGGTGACAGCGGGGCGGTGAGCAGCGACGAGGACCGCTCCAGCCAGCAACGACATTCCAAGAGACAGAAACGCTCGTGA
- the baz1b gene encoding tyrosine-protein kinase BAZ1B isoform X4 — MAPLLGRKPYPLAKPLAEPPGPGEEVYIIEHTKEAFRNKEEYEARLQRYNERIWTCKSTGSNQLTHKEAWEEEQEVTELLQEEYPTWFEKPVLQMVHHNTVSLDKLVEMAWVEILTKYAVGEECDFLVGKDKTLRVKVVKIHPLESPEGEPGEKKLEGACDSPSSDKENTSQENQKKEPPPREESRRESLSDRARRSPRKLPTAMKEERKKWAMPKFLPHKYDVKLINEDKVICDVPADSLYRTERPPTKEIMRYFIRHYALRLGMGESAPWVVEDELVKKFNLPSKFNDFLLDPHKFLAENPSTKRKSLSSPEGKPSKKLKTADTPGEDSGNEKGEKKKKKDALGMPLSPTIWGHMQKIKMNGSPLKVKNSGTPKKDGKGSAPSTPKPGKKSGEKKEGKKNGKTGEKKLSVLKASKKDGKAGAKAPKMKQMTLLHLAKSSPAGSPKKRARSSGMGTPKLGKPLHPMALHLLRYYKENKGKEDKKNSLSSLISKAAKTLSPDDRGRLPEELRELVQKRWELLEQKKRWAAMSEEERKEEMKKRREELKEKLREKAKERREKEMLGRREQSRRYEDQEIEGGKPLPAFKLVDMPEGLPNTLFGNVAMVVDFLHCYAGLLMPNDQYPITAVALMEALAGERSGFLYLNRVLVVLLQTLLQDELAEGYSELDMPLSEIPLTMHAASELARLCLRPCDAHGEESGQGSEDSGAMGGFDDVVTSEFLEKLETTEVFELSPEEKVNLLVALCHRILMTYSVEDHVDAMQQRSAELWKERLAMLKEANDRKRAEKKRRKEMESKGDKKKEASSKKEVKKEVKVEPEPEDMISSVKSRRLMAMQAKKEKEELDRQNKERMEKEAEEERMRKQRAAAERAFQDGITKAKQVMRRTPLGTDRNHNRYWLFSDVVPGLYIEKGWVHESIDYSFTPPPEDKPAEPEAEEEDGGEAVSAPDSQGTEKDDGSVDGAVCEGAQQGAAPDVCIETTVPKQGQNLWFICDNPAELEQLVEALHPQGVRESELKTNVQSRYQEIVHSIHLTRKARLGLRTCDGYTELLKYLRSDIQEIASRLHKGGLGYLDDNVDIEDKLKDTESLKDFGECIITIQACVIKKFLQGFMAPKQKKKKKQGGEESSKAEEVDEEKRLAEEARVATAVEKWKTAIRDAQTFSRMHVLLGMLDACIKWDMSAENARCKVCRRKGDDEKLILCDECNKAFHLFCLRPALYRVPNGEWLCPACQPTVARRGSRVRNYKQDSDEEDDEEDSEEEDSEEEEEDEEENDYKAMGHSLRPRKKNKQSASRQKSSKSKSKKSTSSSNQSSKQRTGPSSPADIDELVRQSSQTGVRRQALELERCEEILKKLMKFRYSWPFREPVSPEEAEDYLDIISQPMDFQTMLGKFSQGSYRHAQDFLEDVKLVFSNAEEYNQQGSTVLSCMVKTEQTFTELLQKLLPSLSYIRRRSRKRVSQAPATSEEEEEEEEDDDDDDEEEEEEEEPKKKMTNGKSHTKKTRNGQRQKDDSESEEEEDDEDDDEEEDDDEEEGGEEEEEDDDDDYNDDGRRRSKRTSATSGRKDYREQDSDGERETRRTRKRGGRGDSGAVSSDEDRSSQQRHSKRQKRS; from the exons ATGGCACCGCTTTTGGGCCGGAAACCGTACCCGCTGGCTAAGCCACTAGCCGAGCCACCAGGCCCGGGAGAGGAGGTCTACATCATTGAGCACACCAAGGAGGCCTTCAGGAACAAAGA AGAGTATGAGGCCCGCTTGCAGAGGTATAATGAACGGATCTGGACATGTAAGAGCACTGGAAGCAACCagctcacacacaaagaggCATGGGAGGAGGAACAAGAAGTCACCGAACT GCTTCAAGAAGAGTATCCCACGTGGTTTGAGAAACCAGTCCTCCAGATGGTCCACCACAACACAGTATCTTTAGACAAACTGGTTGAGATGGCCTGGGTGGAAATCCTCACCAAATATGCTGTGGGTGAAGAGTGTGACTTCCTG GTGGGGAAGGACAAAACTTTGCGAGTGAAGGTGGTAAAGATCCACCCCTTAGAAAGCCCAGAGGGTGAGCCGGGGGAAAAGAAACTTGAAGGCGCTTGTGACTCTCCATCCAGCGACAAGGAGAACACAAGCCAGGAAAACCAGAAGAAGGAGCCTCCTCCCCgagaggagagcaggagggaGAGTTTGA GTGATAGAGCACGACGTTCCCCAAGGAAACTACCCACTGCCAtgaaagaagagaggaagaaatgGGCAATGCCTAAATTTCTTCCTCATAAGTACGATGTAAAGCTCATCAATGAGGACAAG GTGATCTGTGATGTCCCAGCAGACAGTCTTTATAGAACAGAACGCCCTCCAACCAAGGAGATCATGCGCTACTTCATCAGACACTATGCTCTGAGGCTGGGCATGGGAGAAAGCGCTCCCTGGGTGGTTGAAGATGAGCTGGTGAAAAAATTTAACCTTCCCAGCAAATTTAACGACTTTCTTCTCGATCCACACAAA TTTTTGGCAGAGAATCCCTCCACGAAGCGTAAGAGCTTGTCATCTCCAGAGGGTAAACCTAGCAAGAAGCTTAAGACTGCTGACACTCCAGGAGAGGATTCGGGTAATGagaagggagagaagaaaaagaagaaagatgcTTTAGGCATGCCCCTTAGTCCCACTATCTGGGGCCACATGCAG aaaataaaaatgaatggttCTCCGCTCAAGGTAAAAAACTCAGGAACTCCTAAGAAAGACGGTAAAGGCTCAGCTCCCTCCACTCCGAAGCCTGGCAAAAAGtcgggagagaaaaaagaaggaaagaaaaatggaaagacTGGTGAGAAGAAGCTCAGTGTTCTCAAAGCCTCCAAAAAGGATGGTAAAGCTGGTGCTAAGGCGCCAAAGATGAAGCAGATGACTCTGCTGCATCTGGCTAAGAGCAGCCCTGCAGGGAGCCCTAAGAAGAGAGCCCGTAGTTCTGGCATGGGTACGCCGAAActtgggaagccactgcacccTATGGCTCTCCACCTCCTTCGTTACTACAAGGAGAACAAGGGAAAAGAGGATAAGaagaactccctctcctcccttATCTCAAAAGCTGCCAAGACATTGTCCCCAGATGATCGTGGCCGTCTGCCAGAGGAGCTGAGGGAGCTAGTACAGAAACGCTGGGAGCTTCTGGAGCAGAAGAAGCGATGGGCAGCCATGAGTgaagaggaaaggaaagaggagatgaagaagaggcGTGAAGAACTCAAAGAGAAGCTAAGAGAAAAGGCCAAGGAGAGACGAGAGAAGGAGATGCTGGGCCGCCGTGAACAGTCGCGTAGATATGAGGATCAAGAAATTGAAGGCGGCAAACCTCTGCCGGCATTCAAGCTTGTGGACATGCCTGAGGGGTTGCCCAATACATTGTTTGGGAATGTGGCCATGGTCGTGGACTTCCTTCACTGCTACGCAGGATTGCTGATGCCAAATGACCAGTATCCCATCACAGCAGTGGCTCTGATGGAAGCACTGGCCGGGGAACGGTCTGGCTTCCTCTACCTAAACCGCGTGCTGGTAGTGCTGCTCCAGACGTTACTGCAGGATGAGCTGGCTGAAGGTTACAGTGAGCTCGACATGCCCTTATCTGAAATTCCTCTTACTATGCACGCTGCATCAGAGTTGGCACGGTTGTGCCTGCGACCATGTGATGCTCACGGTGAGGAAAGCGGCCAGGGCTCAGAAGACTCTGGGGCCATGGGTGGCTTTGACGATGTGGTGACCAGTGAGTTCCTGGAGAAGCTTGAAACAACCGAGGTGTTTGAGCTGAGCCCCGAGGAGAAGGTCAACCTGTTAGTGGCACTGTGCCACCGCATCCTCATGACATACTCTGTGGAAGACCATGTTGATGCAATGCAGCAGCGGTCAGCCGAGCTGTGGAAGGAGCGGTTGGCAATGCTTAAAGAAGCCAATGACCGCAAGAGAGCTGAGAAGAAGCGGCGGAAGGAGATGGAGAGCAAAG GTGATAAGAAAAAAGAGGCTTCTTCTAAGAAGGAGGTCAAGAAAGAAGTAAAGGTTGAGCCGGAGCCAGAGGACATGATCAGCTCAGTGAAGAGCCGGCGACTGATGGCCATGCAGGccaagaaggagaaggaggagctGGACAGACAGAATAAAG AGCGCATGGAGAAGGAGGCTGAAGAGGAGCGGATGCGTAAACAGAGGGCGGCTGCAGAGAGGGCCTTTCAGGATGGAATAACCAAAGCAAAACAAGTGATGCGCAGAACTCCTCTGGGTACCGACAGAAACCACAACAG GTACTGGCTTTTCTCTGACGTGGTTCCTGGTCTGTACATCGAGAAAGGCTGGGTGCATGAAAGCATTGACTACAGCTTTACCCCTCCGCCAGAGGACAAACCAGCTGAGCCCGAggccgaggaggaggatggCGGCGAGGCAGTCTCTGCTCCTGATTCACAAG GAACTGAAAAGGATGATGGGAGTGTAGATGGTGCTGTTTGTGAAGGagcccagcagggggcagcaccAGATGTTTGTATAGAAACTACTGTTCCCAAACAGGGACAGAATCTTTG GTTCATATGTGATAATCCAGCTGAGCTGGAGCAACTGGTGGAGGCTCTTCATCCTCAGGGAGTCAGAGAGAGTGAACTAAAGACAAATGTACAAAGCAG ATATCAGGAAATCGTCCACTCCATCCATTTGACCCGAAAAGCAAGACTGGGCCTCAGGACCTGTGATGGCTACACAGAGCTGCTCAAATATCTGCGAAGTGACATTCAGGAAATAGCCTCGCGCCTCCACAAGGGAGGCCTAGGTTACCTGGATGACAACGTGGACATTGAAGATAAG CTGAAAGACACGGAGAGCTTGAAAGACTTTGGTGAGTGCATCATCACTATTCAGGCCTGTGTAATCAAGAAGTTCCTGCAGGGGTTCATGGCCcctaagcagaagaagaagaagaagcaaggaggagaggaaagcagCAAAGCTGAAGAGGTGGATGAGGAGAAGAGGCTGGCAGAAGAGGCCAGG GTAGCAACAGCGGTTGAGAAGTGGAAGACCGCTAtcagagatgcccagaccttTTCCCGCATGCATGTGCTGCTGGGAATGTTGGACGCTTGCATAAAATGGGACATGTCTGCTGAGAATGCTCGCTGCAAAGTCTGTCGCAGGAAAG GTGATGATGAGAAGCTTATCCTTTGTGATGAGTGCAACAAGGCCTTCCACTTGTTCTGCCTTCGACCGGCCCTTTACCGGGTCCCCAATGGAGAGTGGCTGTGCCCAGCCTGCCAGCCCACTGTGGCCAGACGTGGCTCCCGCGTGAG GAACTACAAGCAAGACTCAGACGAGGAAGACGATGAGGAGGACTCTGAAGAGGAGGActctgaagaagaggaagaggacgaAGAAGAGAATGACTACAAAGCCATGGGACACAGCT TGAGACCAAGGAAGAAAAATAAGCAGTCTGCGTCGCGgcagaaaagctcaaaaagtAAATCCAAGAAGTCGACCTCTTCTAGCAATCAGAGCAGCAAGCAGAGAACAGGCCCCAGCAGCCCTGCAGACATCGATGAACTG GTGCGACAGAGCTCCCAGACAGGAGTGCGCAGGCAGGCGCTGGAGCTGGAGAGGTGTGAAGAAATCCTCAAGAAGCTGATGAAATTTCGCTACAGCTGGCCTTTCAG GGAGCCTGTTTCCccagaggaggcagaggactacctgGATATTATCTCTCAGCCCATGGATTTCCAGACGATGCTAGGGAAGTTCAGCCAGGGCTCGTACCGCCACGCCCAGGATTTCCTGGAAGATGTGAAACTGGTCTTCTCCAATGCTGAGGAGTACAACCAGCAGGGCAGCACCGTGCTCTCCTGTATGGTCAAGACGGAGCAGACTTTCACTGAGCTGCTCCAGAAGCTGCTTCCTAGCCTCAGCTACATCCGGCGACGTTCACGCAAGCGTGTCAGCCAAGCTCCTGCAACatctgaggaggaagaggaggaggaagaagatgatgatgatgatgatgaggaggaagaagaagaagaggagcccAAGAAGAAGATGACGAATGGAAAATCACATACAAAGAAAACCAGAAATGGCCAGAGACAGAAGGATGACAGCGaaagcgaggaggaggaggatgacgaggatgatgatgaggaggaggatgatgatgaagaagaggggggagaggaggaggaggaggatgatgatgatgattataatgatgatggcaggaggagaagtaagaggacCTCTGCCACCTCAGGCAGGAAGGATTACAGGGAGCAGGATAGCGACGGCGAGCGAGAAACACGGAGAACTCGTAAGCGTGGGGGCCGGGGTGACAGCGGGGCGGTGAGCAGCGACGAGGACCGCTCCAGCCAGCAACGACATTCCAAGAGACAGAAACGCTCGTGA